In Saccharothrix violaceirubra, the following are encoded in one genomic region:
- a CDS encoding DUF2786 domain-containing protein, whose protein sequence is MDPLSQALRHAAATRKARPPRAGDLPATEVEDAVHGVLADALHDLWDHGWLPYDVHEVVRRDEDERARSLLVDAVARDVAGQALHPVWRGQVADIGADVWWDADRPHVDQWASRHIETLDDALAATVAILRVLRALPVLPVIVPKPGSPLVGLDHRGVDPRVLNRVRGLLAKAESTPYPDEAEALSAKAQELVTRHALERMPTEEPTTVSRRLWLDKRYFDGKAHIVHVVAEANRSRAVVYRNPGFVALVGEELDLEIVELMSASLLVQATRAMVAAGDGARKGDEERSGDFRKAFLLSYAHRVGERLRAATATDDDRLLPVLAARKTAVDTLYRTLFTRTVSRSTPIRSEAGWSAGRSAADRADLDRPSASTPRRVGRGRRRTTG, encoded by the coding sequence GTGGACCCCCTGAGCCAGGCGCTGCGGCACGCCGCCGCCACGCGCAAGGCACGCCCGCCCCGCGCCGGCGACCTGCCCGCGACCGAAGTGGAGGACGCCGTGCACGGGGTTCTCGCCGATGCCCTGCACGACCTGTGGGACCACGGCTGGCTGCCCTACGACGTGCACGAGGTGGTGCGCCGCGACGAGGACGAGCGCGCCCGGTCGCTGCTCGTCGACGCCGTCGCCCGGGACGTCGCCGGCCAGGCGCTGCACCCGGTGTGGCGCGGGCAGGTGGCCGACATCGGCGCCGACGTGTGGTGGGACGCGGACCGCCCGCACGTCGACCAGTGGGCGTCCCGGCACATCGAGACCCTCGACGACGCCCTGGCCGCGACCGTCGCGATCCTGCGCGTGCTGCGCGCCCTGCCGGTGCTGCCGGTGATCGTGCCCAAGCCCGGCTCGCCCCTGGTCGGCCTCGACCACCGCGGCGTCGATCCGCGCGTGCTCAACCGGGTGCGCGGGCTGCTGGCCAAGGCCGAGTCGACGCCGTACCCGGACGAGGCCGAGGCGTTGTCGGCCAAGGCGCAGGAACTCGTCACGCGGCACGCCCTGGAGCGCATGCCGACCGAGGAGCCGACGACGGTGTCCCGGCGTTTGTGGCTGGACAAGCGGTACTTCGACGGCAAGGCGCACATCGTGCACGTCGTCGCGGAGGCCAACCGGTCGCGTGCGGTCGTCTACCGCAACCCCGGTTTCGTCGCGCTGGTCGGCGAGGAACTCGACCTGGAGATCGTGGAGCTGATGTCCGCGTCGCTGCTCGTGCAGGCGACCCGGGCGATGGTCGCGGCGGGCGACGGCGCGCGCAAGGGCGACGAGGAACGCAGCGGCGACTTCCGCAAGGCGTTCCTGCTGTCCTACGCGCACCGCGTCGGCGAAAGGCTGCGGGCGGCCACGGCGACCGACGACGACCGGCTGCTGCCCGTGCTCGCCGCGCGCAAGACCGCCGTGGACACGCTCTACCGCACGCTGTTCACCCGCACGGTCAGCAGGTCCACGCCGATCCGCAGCGAGGCCGGGTGGTCCGCGGGCCGGTCGGCGGCCGACCGCGCGGACCTGGACCGGCCTAGCGCGTCCACACCCCGTCGAGTCGGTCGAGGTCGGCGCCGGACAACGGGGTGA